From the genome of Triticum aestivum cultivar Chinese Spring chromosome 3B, IWGSC CS RefSeq v2.1, whole genome shotgun sequence, one region includes:
- the LOC123071350 gene encoding ras-related protein RABE1c: protein MAAPPARARADYDYLIKLLLIGDSGVGKSCLLLRFSDGSFTTSFITTIGIDFKIRTIELDGKRIKLQIWDTAGQERFRTITTAYYRGAMGILLVYDVTDESSFNNIRNWIRNIEQHASDNVNKILIGNKADMDESKRAVSTAKGQALADEYGIQFFETSAKTNLNVEQVFFSIARDIKQRLAETDSKPEDRTIKINKTEGSENPESQKSACCGS from the exons ATGGCCGCGCCGCCGGCTAGGGCCCGCGCCGACTACGACTACCTCATCAAGCTCCTCCTCATCGGCGACAGCG GTGTTGGCAAGAGTTGCCTCCTCCTACGGTTCTCTGATGGCTCCTTCACTACTAGTTTTATTACTACAATAGG TATTGACTTCAAGATAAGAACAATTGAACTGGATGGCAAGCGCATTAAGTTGCAAATTTGGGATACAGCCGGTCAAGAGCGATTCAGGACTATCACGACAG CATACTACCGGGGAGCCATGGGAATCTTGCTTGTTTATGATGTCACGGATGAGTCATCTTTCAACA ACATACGGAACTGGATACGCAACATTGAGCAACATGCCTCTGAtaatgtgaacaaaattttgatAGGCAACAAGGCTGATATGGATGAGAGTAAAAGG gctgtttctactgcaaagggacaagCATTAGCGGATGAATATGGCATCCAGTTCTTTGAAACT AGTGCCAAGACAAACCTCAATGTGGAGCAAGTTTTCTTTTCCATTGCCCGAGATATTAAGCAGAGGCTTGCTGAGACTGATTCCAAGCCCGAG GACCGGACGATCAAGATTAACAAGACAGAAGGTTCTGAGAATCCAGAATCTCAGAAATCTGCCTGCTGTGGCTCATGA
- the LOC123065896 gene encoding zinc finger protein ZAT12-like, whose amino-acid sequence MSKRGRDVWDMELGGLDTARLLMLLAQQHQQHQHQRAVAGAAQAMGGGRVFECKTCNRQFPTFQALGGHRASHKRPRLQQHPQKPHAIDSIDDGAALCLGRRAPQAPPLPAKPRAHECPVCGLEFAVGQALGGHMRRHRVEAEAATNAPSGKAAEPEMVVASCDAGGICLDLNLTPSENCTKCRSAAGLSAAARQGVHKALAMLDCSL is encoded by the coding sequence ATGAGCAAGAGAGGCAGGGATGTGTGGGACATGGAGCTTGGAGGCCTGGACACGGCCCGCCTGCTCATGCTCCTCGCGCAGCAGCACCAGCAGCATCAACACCAGCGCGCCGTCGCCGGGGCGGCGCAGGCGATGGGCGGCGGGCGCGTGTTCGAGTGCAAGACGTGCAACCGGCAGTTCCCCACGTTCCAGGCGCTCGGAGGGCACCGCGCCAGCCACAAGCGACCCAGGCTTCAACAGCACCCGCAGAAGCCGCACGCGATCGACAGCATCGACGACGGCGCGGCGCTCTGCCTCGGCCGCCGGGCGCCCCAGGCGCCGCCGCTGCCGGCCAAGCCGAGGGCGCACGAGTGCCCCGTCTGCGGGCTCGAGTTCGCCGTCGGCCAGGCGCTGGGCGGGCACATGCGCCGGCACCgcgtcgaggccgaggccgccaccAACGCCCCTAGCGGCAAGGCGGCGGAGCCCGAGATGGTGGTCGCCTCGTGCGACGCCGGCGGGATCTGCCTGGACCTGAACCTGACGCCGTCGGAGAACTGCACCAAGTGCAGGAGCGCGGCGGGGCTCAGCGCCGCTGCCAGGCAGGGCGTACACAAGGCGCTCGCCATGTTAGACTGCTCCCTCTGA